One region of Methanoculleus taiwanensis genomic DNA includes:
- a CDS encoding CxxC-x17-CxxC domain-containing protein, which yields NRYQSRGPRSYDDRPREFHKTTCSDCGVECEVPFKPTEGRPVYCRDCLPKHRKPRF from the coding sequence TAACCGATACCAGAGCCGGGGTCCCCGTTCCTACGACGACCGTCCCCGCGAGTTCCACAAAACAACCTGTTCCGACTGCGGCGTCGAGTGCGAAGTTCCCTTCAAGCCGACCGAGGGTCGCCCCGTCTACTGCCGGGACTGCCTCCCCAAGCACAGAAAGCCGAGGTTCTAA